Proteins encoded by one window of Methylovirgula ligni:
- a CDS encoding efflux RND transporter permease subunit: protein MMHIAGLQASIIRFALRFRGIIVVLACLLVAYGIYVLDHASYDAFPEFAPPQVDIQTEAPGFAAEQVETLVTRPIETAIDGIANLQRTESSSIQGLSDIKVYFALNTDLYRDRQQVAERLATLASQLPVGVQAPTMIPLTSSGATILVIGITSDKQSLMKLRTIAKWTIRPSLLSVPGVAGAEVFGGEEKSTQILVHPDRLIRYGLGLDDVLAAARRATGVGGAGFITTPNQRITLQTDTQRLTADDIARTTVLTPNGGRVALGDVADVIEAPEPSIGAAAIMGQPGVVMNIDEQYGANTLEVTKAIEAALADLDPSLKAQGVTLHGGLFRPANFITAATNNLRSSLLVGGVLVVVVLILFLFDLRAAAICCSAIPISLLAAIIVLQQSGITLNTMTLGGLAIALGEVVDDAVIGIENITRRLRENQLLPKPRPAARVVLEATFEVRSAVVYATFAVLLVFLPVVTLSGVAGRLFAPLGLTYIYAVLASLIVALTVTPALSLLFLPRHAKAHVPPVVKWTRGRYESVLRLIVGAPRFAILIAALLTAGGIALLPLFGETFLPDLQEGHFIVHMTSMPGTSTAEGLRMGARIAEAMMKLPIVKTVAQRVGRVEQAAAGDTHGTHQSEFEVELNPISGKAAMNAKEALLAPLLDFPGVNISANTFLTERVNETFSGYSTPVAVNVYGSDLGIINDTAERVAAVLRTVPGAASVEMEAPLGLPQVSIRLRSEDLRRFGIPPANVLDVVRTAYQGDLVGQTYEADRVFDVVVRLAEQREGDVMGIGNLPLRAPDGTYVRLSQVADIVPTSGLYLIEHHDARRLQSITLDVQGRDPASFVNDARAMLAAKIKLPPDTYVVFTGAAEGQAQAQQDLTLKSAFAGIGIVLLLSIVTRNWRNLLVTLANLPFALVGGVVAVFFSGAVLSLGSLVGFVTLFGITLRNSMMMISHYEHLVSVDAQTWDKETAIRGAGDRLAAVLMTSLVTGLGLLPLAIGMNTPGREIEGPMALVILGGLFTSTALNLFILPPLSLRYGRFVGTPTDELADAPARTEPAPTAP, encoded by the coding sequence ATGATGCATATTGCCGGCTTGCAGGCCTCGATCATTCGCTTTGCGCTGCGCTTTCGCGGCATCATCGTCGTGCTTGCCTGCCTGCTCGTCGCCTATGGCATCTACGTCCTCGACCACGCGAGCTACGACGCTTTTCCAGAATTCGCTCCGCCGCAGGTTGATATCCAGACCGAGGCACCAGGCTTTGCTGCCGAACAGGTCGAGACGCTGGTGACGCGGCCAATCGAGACTGCAATCGACGGCATCGCCAATCTGCAACGGACGGAATCCAGCTCGATCCAGGGCCTCTCGGACATCAAGGTCTATTTCGCACTCAACACCGACCTCTATCGCGACCGCCAGCAGGTCGCTGAGCGGCTCGCGACGCTTGCCAGCCAATTGCCGGTCGGCGTCCAGGCACCGACCATGATCCCGTTGACGTCGTCAGGCGCGACGATCCTTGTCATCGGCATCACCTCCGATAAGCAATCGCTGATGAAGCTGCGCACGATCGCCAAATGGACGATCCGGCCGAGCTTGCTGTCGGTGCCGGGCGTGGCCGGCGCAGAAGTATTTGGCGGCGAGGAAAAATCGACGCAAATCCTCGTTCATCCCGATCGGCTGATCCGCTACGGCCTCGGCTTGGACGATGTGCTGGCGGCGGCGCGGCGCGCGACCGGCGTCGGCGGCGCCGGCTTCATCACCACGCCGAACCAGCGCATTACCTTGCAGACCGATACGCAGCGGCTCACGGCGGACGATATCGCCCGCACGACCGTCCTCACGCCCAACGGCGGTCGCGTCGCGCTGGGTGATGTCGCCGACGTCATCGAGGCGCCGGAACCTTCGATTGGCGCTGCCGCCATCATGGGCCAGCCCGGCGTCGTGATGAATATCGATGAACAATACGGCGCCAACACGCTCGAAGTAACGAAAGCGATCGAGGCGGCGCTCGCGGATCTGGACCCAAGTCTCAAGGCGCAGGGCGTGACGCTCCACGGCGGCTTGTTCCGGCCGGCGAACTTCATCACCGCCGCGACCAACAATCTGCGCTCCTCGCTGCTCGTCGGCGGTGTGCTTGTGGTCGTCGTGCTGATCCTGTTCCTGTTCGATCTGCGCGCAGCGGCGATCTGCTGTTCTGCGATTCCGATCTCGCTGCTCGCTGCGATCATCGTGCTGCAGCAATCGGGCATCACGCTCAATACGATGACGCTCGGCGGGCTCGCCATCGCGCTCGGCGAGGTCGTTGACGATGCGGTGATCGGCATCGAGAACATCACCCGGCGACTACGCGAGAACCAGCTTCTGCCAAAGCCACGGCCTGCCGCGCGGGTGGTGCTCGAAGCGACCTTTGAGGTGCGCAGCGCCGTCGTCTATGCGACCTTCGCGGTGCTGCTCGTCTTCCTGCCGGTCGTCACGCTTTCAGGCGTTGCCGGGCGTCTCTTCGCGCCGCTGGGTCTCACCTATATCTACGCGGTTCTCGCCTCGCTGATCGTGGCGCTCACCGTGACGCCGGCGCTCTCGCTGCTGTTCCTGCCGCGCCACGCCAAAGCGCATGTGCCGCCGGTCGTCAAATGGACTCGGGGGCGTTACGAAAGCGTGTTGCGTCTCATCGTCGGCGCGCCGCGGTTCGCAATCCTCATCGCAGCCTTGCTGACAGCTGGCGGCATCGCTCTGCTGCCGCTCTTCGGCGAGACTTTCCTGCCTGATCTGCAGGAAGGCCATTTCATCGTTCACATGACCTCGATGCCCGGCACGTCCACGGCGGAGGGTTTGCGCATGGGCGCGCGGATCGCCGAGGCGATGATGAAACTGCCGATCGTGAAGACCGTCGCGCAGCGCGTCGGCCGCGTCGAGCAGGCGGCCGCTGGCGACACGCACGGCACGCACCAGAGCGAATTCGAGGTCGAGCTCAACCCGATCTCCGGAAAAGCGGCAATGAACGCCAAAGAGGCCTTGCTGGCCCCTCTGCTCGACTTCCCCGGCGTCAACATCTCCGCCAATACCTTCTTGACCGAGCGCGTCAACGAGACGTTTTCCGGCTATTCGACGCCAGTGGCGGTAAATGTCTACGGCAGCGATCTCGGCATCATCAACGACACGGCCGAGCGTGTCGCCGCCGTGCTGCGCACAGTGCCCGGTGCGGCTTCAGTTGAAATGGAAGCGCCGCTCGGCCTGCCGCAGGTCTCGATCCGGCTGCGTTCGGAAGATCTCCGCCGCTTCGGCATCCCGCCGGCGAATGTTCTCGATGTTGTGCGGACCGCCTATCAGGGCGATCTCGTCGGCCAGACTTATGAGGCCGACCGCGTCTTCGATGTTGTCGTACGGCTTGCCGAGCAGCGCGAAGGCGATGTCATGGGCATTGGCAATCTGCCGCTCCGCGCGCCGGATGGAACTTACGTGCGGCTTTCGCAAGTGGCGGACATCGTGCCGACTTCGGGCCTCTATCTGATCGAGCATCATGACGCCCGGCGTCTGCAATCCATAACTCTGGATGTGCAGGGCCGTGACCCGGCGTCGTTCGTGAACGATGCCCGCGCCATGCTTGCCGCCAAGATCAAACTGCCGCCGGATACTTATGTCGTCTTCACCGGCGCGGCGGAGGGTCAAGCCCAGGCACAGCAGGATTTGACGCTTAAATCGGCCTTCGCTGGCATCGGCATCGTCCTGCTTCTGTCAATCGTCACCCGCAACTGGCGAAATCTGCTCGTCACCCTGGCGAACCTGCCGTTCGCGCTCGTCGGCGGCGTAGTGGCGGTGTTTTTCTCGGGCGCGGTGCTTTCGCTCGGCTCGCTGGTCGGCTTCGTCACCCTGTTCGGCATTACGCTGCGCAATTCGATGATGATGATCTCGCATTACGAGCATCTGGTCTCGGTCGATGCGCAGACCTGGGACAAGGAGACCGCGATCCGCGGCGCCGGCGACCGGCTTGCCGCCGTGCTGATGACGTCGCTGGTGACGGGACTCGGACTTCTGCCTCTGGCGATCGGCATGAACACGCCGGGCCGCGAAATCGAAGGGCCGATGGCGCTCGTCATCCTCGGCGGCCTTTTCACCTCGACGGCGCTCAACCTTTTCATCCTGCCGCCGCTGTCGCTGCGCTACGGCCGCTTCGTCGGCACGCCGACGGATGAATTGGCGGATGCACCAGCTCGGACCGAGCCAGCGCCCACAGCCCCGTAA
- the accB gene encoding acetyl-CoA carboxylase biotin carboxyl carrier protein: MTEKKPAPPAAPTPIDPHLVETLGEIANRLDLSEIEVAQGELKIKVKRQSANAVTPASVAIPPLPVQQQAAAAAPANEGVRQALVAASAVKSPMVGTAYLRPSPETPPFVTIGAHVKVGDKLLLIEAMKTFNEIVAPQAGIVTSILVEDGQPVEFGQPLIVVE, encoded by the coding sequence ATGACAGAGAAAAAACCGGCGCCGCCAGCCGCGCCCACCCCCATCGATCCGCATCTCGTCGAGACGCTGGGCGAAATCGCCAACCGGCTCGATCTCAGCGAGATCGAGGTCGCGCAGGGCGAACTGAAGATCAAGGTCAAGCGCCAGAGCGCCAATGCGGTGACGCCGGCCAGCGTCGCGATTCCGCCCCTGCCCGTCCAGCAGCAGGCCGCCGCGGCCGCGCCGGCGAATGAGGGCGTGCGGCAGGCGCTCGTTGCGGCGAGTGCCGTCAAATCGCCGATGGTCGGCACCGCCTATCTGCGCCCTTCGCCAGAAACGCCGCCTTTCGTCACGATCGGCGCGCATGTGAAGGTCGGCGACAAGCTGCTCCTCATCGAGGCGATGAAGACCTTCAACGAGATCGTCGCGCCGCAGGCTGGCATCGTGACGTCGATCCTGGTCGAAGATGGCCAGCCCGTCGAGTTCGGCCAGCCCCTCATCGTCGTCGAGTGA
- a CDS encoding 2-hydroxyacid dehydrogenase, which produces MISGHVLLLSEPSTLQLFEEIEAALKLRVAGVTHFRHASDLDVKSEPWRSSDVFLTYGGFPCTRDLLASSPRLRAIACPWTGTEGFDEAAATQLGIVVANGHAEENTFSVAEATVLFMLAALYDLHGAEKVLRENRRRPQLPIAHMLYGKRIGLVGFGGIGSRVAHLLAPWGGEIVAYDRAAITDPHVQAVDLATLLSTSDVISLHVGLSHETYHLLNHENLKLVKRGAILVNTARGGVIDETALYEAARDGRFARIALDVFDKEPLSPTSPLRDLPNAILTPHMIAQTVEARAAFIPLAVENVTRLLEGELPEAEYFRNPEVAAR; this is translated from the coding sequence ATGATTTCCGGCCATGTCCTGCTGCTCAGTGAGCCCTCCACGCTGCAGTTGTTCGAGGAGATCGAAGCCGCCTTGAAGCTGCGCGTCGCGGGGGTGACACATTTTCGGCACGCCAGCGATCTCGACGTCAAAAGCGAGCCGTGGCGATCGTCCGATGTGTTCCTGACCTACGGCGGTTTTCCCTGCACGCGCGATCTGCTGGCTTCGTCCCCGCGGCTGCGTGCGATCGCCTGTCCCTGGACGGGAACGGAAGGCTTCGACGAAGCGGCGGCGACACAGCTCGGCATTGTTGTGGCGAACGGACACGCGGAGGAGAACACGTTCAGCGTGGCCGAGGCGACAGTCCTTTTCATGCTCGCCGCTCTCTACGATCTGCACGGGGCCGAGAAGGTCCTGCGCGAAAATCGCCGGCGGCCGCAGCTTCCGATCGCCCATATGTTGTACGGAAAAAGAATCGGCCTCGTCGGCTTCGGCGGCATCGGCAGCCGCGTTGCGCATCTGCTGGCGCCCTGGGGTGGCGAGATCGTCGCCTATGATCGCGCCGCGATCACTGACCCGCATGTCCAGGCCGTCGATCTTGCGACGCTGCTTTCGACGAGCGACGTTATCTCGCTGCATGTTGGGCTGAGCCATGAGACTTATCACCTGCTCAACCACGAAAACCTGAAGCTGGTGAAGCGCGGGGCGATCCTCGTCAACACCGCGCGCGGCGGCGTTATCGACGAGACGGCGCTCTACGAGGCCGCGCGGGATGGCCGCTTCGCCAGGATCGCTTTGGATGTCTTCGACAAGGAGCCGCTGTCGCCGACAAGCCCGCTGCGTGATTTGCCGAACGCCATCCTGACGCCGCACATGATCGCGCAGACGGTGGAGGCGCGCGCCGCTTTCATCCCTCTCGCGGTCGAGAACGTCACGCGGCTGCTTGAAGGCGAGCTGCCGGAGGCGGAATATTTCCGCAATCCTGAAGTCGCCGCGCGCTAG
- the aroQ gene encoding type II 3-dehydroquinate dehydratase: MKAVHVLNGPNLNLLGTREPEVYGRETLADIETRLVAAAGKFNVRVTFRQSNQEGDLVTWIQEAGRAGEPVILNAGAYSHTSIAILDAIKGSNAHVIEVHLSNIHAREQFRHHSRLSAAARGVIVGFGSRSYDLALQALLFAPVTGES, translated from the coding sequence ATCAAGGCCGTTCACGTCCTCAATGGACCCAATCTCAATCTGTTGGGCACGCGCGAGCCGGAAGTCTACGGCCGCGAGACGCTCGCCGATATCGAGACGCGCCTCGTCGCGGCGGCGGGCAAGTTCAATGTGCGCGTCACCTTCCGCCAGTCGAATCAGGAAGGCGATCTCGTCACCTGGATTCAGGAGGCGGGCCGCGCCGGGGAGCCGGTCATTCTCAACGCCGGCGCCTACAGCCACACCTCCATTGCCATTCTCGATGCCATCAAGGGGTCGAACGCCCATGTCATCGAGGTGCATCTGTCGAATATCCACGCCCGTGAACAGTTCCGCCATCATTCCCGCCTGTCGGCGGCGGCGCGCGGCGTGATTGTCGGATTTGGTTCGAGGTCTTACGACCTGGCGCTGCAAGCCCTTTTATTCGCCCCTGTGACTGGCGAGAGTTAA
- a CDS encoding efflux RND transporter periplasmic adaptor subunit: MSAAKRFRFLAIVLLAFAVGGILGAFYLVPTHADDDSGNDDNPNPPVRLTIRNGVPTLTLTSEEQENAGIIAARLEPAPPQIDIHGFATVLDPAGLADLNNQYRDAEAQVDVAKARLAASEGAYQRAQILHKDQQNISTAQLQSAKSTYDVDTNTLTAAQTHAAAVVINVRQTWGGAIATALARGDSAIADLIERHAFLVRVTLPPGTIITTPPAIASALYGPADVRLTYVSLATAVDPKLQGMSYLYRTPAQNLLPGLTLDVALAVKPEQAGSIVPDSAVVWLEGKPWIYIRTQPTIFIRKQIDPTRAAPRNGYVVSGLAPDARVVIRGTQMLLSEEFRASVPVED, from the coding sequence ATGAGCGCCGCCAAACGCTTTCGTTTCCTTGCCATCGTGCTGCTGGCCTTCGCCGTGGGCGGTATCCTCGGCGCGTTCTACCTCGTTCCGACACACGCCGACGACGACAGCGGCAACGACGACAATCCCAATCCGCCCGTCCGATTGACGATCCGCAACGGCGTGCCGACGCTCACCCTGACCAGCGAAGAACAGGAGAATGCCGGGATCATCGCCGCCAGGCTCGAACCGGCACCGCCGCAGATCGATATTCATGGCTTCGCGACGGTGCTCGATCCCGCCGGGCTTGCCGATCTCAACAATCAATATCGCGACGCCGAGGCGCAGGTCGATGTCGCCAAGGCGCGACTTGCCGCCTCTGAGGGCGCCTACCAGCGGGCGCAGATATTGCACAAGGATCAGCAGAACATCTCGACCGCGCAATTGCAGAGCGCCAAGAGTACTTACGACGTCGACACCAACACGCTTACCGCCGCACAGACCCATGCCGCCGCGGTCGTCATCAATGTGCGTCAGACCTGGGGCGGGGCGATCGCAACGGCACTGGCGCGCGGCGACAGCGCCATTGCGGACCTGATTGAACGACACGCGTTTCTCGTGCGCGTCACCTTGCCCCCGGGCACCATCATCACGACGCCGCCGGCCATCGCCAGCGCGCTCTACGGACCGGCCGATGTGCGGCTCACGTACGTCTCGCTTGCGACCGCCGTAGATCCGAAGCTGCAAGGCATGAGCTATCTCTACCGGACACCCGCGCAAAACCTGTTGCCCGGTCTGACGCTCGATGTCGCGCTTGCAGTGAAACCGGAGCAGGCAGGCTCGATCGTCCCGGATTCGGCCGTCGTCTGGCTTGAGGGCAAGCCCTGGATCTATATCCGCACGCAGCCGACGATCTTCATCCGCAAGCAGATCGATCCTACCCGCGCCGCGCCGCGCAATGGCTATGTCGTCAGCGGCCTCGCGCCCGACGCGCGGGTCGTTATCCGCGGCACACAAATGCTGCTGTCGGAGGAATTCCGCGCCTCGGTGCCGGTCGAGGATTGA
- a CDS encoding DsbA family protein yields the protein MLGFLALGRGLAGSLAACLAIAMAAALAGGAPVNAAEFSDAQKGEIESIVKAYILKNPEIVQQAFEELTNREKASEAAARAKSLSDVQGPLYSSPNEAIVGNPQGKITLVEFFDYNCGYCKKMLPDLARLIKENPDLRVILRDFPVLSDASIDAATIAASVRDQFKGEKFWEYHQRLLGLHGLVGKEQAVDLAQEMGADMPRLARDAQAPSAKAGLEESFKFGRLLQIQGTPSYVVGDAVVDGAVGFEDLQGKVNNVRKCGKTVCS from the coding sequence ATGCTTGGTTTTCTCGCATTGGGACGAGGCTTGGCGGGCAGCCTGGCCGCTTGCCTGGCGATCGCGATGGCGGCCGCCCTCGCCGGCGGCGCCCCGGTCAACGCCGCGGAATTCTCCGACGCGCAAAAGGGCGAGATCGAATCGATCGTGAAAGCCTACATCCTAAAGAATCCGGAGATCGTTCAACAGGCTTTCGAGGAACTTACGAATCGCGAAAAAGCGTCCGAGGCCGCGGCGCGCGCCAAAAGCCTGAGCGATGTGCAGGGACCGCTCTACAGTTCGCCGAACGAAGCCATCGTCGGCAATCCCCAGGGCAAAATCACGCTGGTAGAATTTTTTGATTATAACTGCGGCTATTGCAAAAAAATGTTGCCGGACCTTGCCCGCCTCATAAAAGAAAATCCTGATCTGCGCGTCATCCTGCGTGATTTCCCGGTTCTCTCGGATGCCTCCATCGATGCGGCGACGATCGCCGCGAGCGTGCGCGACCAGTTCAAGGGCGAAAAGTTCTGGGAATATCACCAGCGGCTTTTGGGCCTGCACGGTCTCGTCGGCAAGGAGCAGGCGGTCGATCTGGCGCAGGAAATGGGTGCTGACATGCCCCGGCTCGCCCGCGACGCGCAGGCGCCGTCGGCCAAGGCCGGCCTCGAGGAATCGTTCAAATTCGGCCGCCTGCTGCAGATCCAGGGTACGCCGTCCTATGTCGTCGGCGATGCGGTCGTGGATGGCGCGGTCGGATTCGAGGATCTCCAGGGCAAGGTCAACAATGTCCGCAAGTGCGGCAAGACGGTTTGTTCCTGA
- the accC gene encoding acetyl-CoA carboxylase biotin carboxylase subunit, translating into MFDKILIANRGEIALRILRAAKELGIATVAVHSTADSEAMHVKLADESVCIGPPQARESYLNIPALLSACEITGAEAVHPGYGFLAENARFAEILAEHQIEFIGPSAEHIRLMGDKIEAKRTARKLGIPCVPGSDGAVDADEALRIAKEIGYPVIVKASAGGGGRGMKVARSAEELAAALGMARSEAKAAFGDDAVYLEKFLDNPRHIEVQVLGDGQGHAIHLGERDCSLQRRHQKVFEESPSPALNLAQRLEIGEVCANAMREMNYKSAGTIEFLYDDGKFYFIEMNTRIQVEHPVTEMVTGLDLVNEQIKIAAGSALGILQSDVVLSGHAIECRINAEDPKTFRPSPGKIAYYHPPGGLGVRVDSAAYAGYTIPPYYDSLIGKLIVHGRTRDEALLRLRRALDEFIVDGIETTIPLFRDLVRNPDIQNGVYDIHWLEHYLEKGAKDGA; encoded by the coding sequence ATGTTTGACAAGATTCTGATTGCTAATCGCGGCGAGATCGCGCTGCGCATTCTCCGCGCGGCGAAGGAACTCGGCATCGCCACTGTCGCGGTTCATTCGACTGCGGATTCCGAGGCGATGCACGTCAAGCTCGCGGACGAATCCGTCTGCATCGGGCCGCCGCAGGCGCGCGAATCCTATCTGAATATCCCGGCCCTGCTCTCGGCTTGCGAGATCACCGGCGCCGAGGCGGTGCATCCGGGCTACGGCTTTCTCGCCGAGAACGCGCGCTTTGCCGAGATCCTCGCCGAGCATCAAATCGAATTCATCGGTCCGAGCGCCGAGCACATCCGGCTGATGGGCGACAAGATCGAAGCCAAGCGCACCGCCAGGAAGCTCGGCATCCCCTGCGTGCCCGGGTCCGATGGCGCTGTCGATGCCGACGAGGCGCTGCGGATCGCCAAGGAGATCGGCTATCCCGTCATCGTCAAGGCTTCGGCCGGCGGCGGCGGCCGGGGCATGAAGGTAGCACGCTCGGCGGAGGAACTTGCTGCCGCGCTCGGCATGGCGCGCAGCGAGGCCAAGGCCGCCTTCGGCGACGATGCCGTCTATCTTGAAAAATTTCTCGACAATCCGCGCCATATCGAAGTGCAGGTGCTCGGCGACGGCCAGGGCCACGCGATCCATCTCGGCGAGCGCGATTGCTCGTTGCAGCGCCGCCATCAGAAAGTGTTCGAGGAAAGCCCCTCGCCCGCGCTCAATCTGGCGCAGCGCCTTGAGATCGGCGAGGTCTGCGCCAATGCCATGCGCGAGATGAACTACAAGAGCGCCGGCACCATCGAGTTTCTCTACGACGACGGCAAATTCTATTTCATCGAGATGAATACCCGCATCCAGGTCGAGCATCCGGTGACCGAGATGGTGACCGGCCTCGATCTCGTCAATGAGCAGATCAAAATCGCCGCCGGGTCGGCGCTCGGCATTTTGCAGAGCGATGTCGTGCTCTCGGGCCATGCGATCGAATGCCGGATCAATGCCGAAGATCCGAAGACCTTTCGGCCCTCGCCCGGCAAGATCGCCTATTATCATCCGCCGGGCGGCCTTGGCGTGCGCGTCGATTCAGCCGCTTATGCCGGCTATACGATTCCGCCCTATTACGATTCGCTCATCGGCAAACTGATCGTGCACGGCCGCACTCGCGACGAGGCGCTGTTGCGGCTGCGGCGTGCGCTGGACGAGTTCATCGTCGATGGGATCGAGACGACGATTCCCCTATTCCGCGATCTTGTGCGCAATCCCGATATCCAGAATGGTGTCTACGACATCCACTGGCTCGAACATTATCTTGAGAAGGGCGCCAAGGACGGGGCATGA
- a CDS encoding TolC family protein: MAILAGILASSCVRDQPVPLSPAVSAAALESRSLSDPRLRQFVLAATRPDAPDDAPIRWDLASLTAAALYYHPDIALAEAKLAAARAAVITAKQTPNPVLNLTNIVGQSVVPGGIPAGAAPLTIGPAIDLVIDTFGRKEARTAEAERLEQAARWDLATAAWQVRSRVRAALLALWAAERRMALTRQRLALQNQLVELLEHRQAAGEVSSLDVSRERVNRAQIILAQHDLDLAVAEAHVRLAIAIGVPDHTLDGIGLVTGVFDYPPGLGARADSDLWRREALTRRPDIQASLAAYAASEATLNLAVAGQYPDLALSPGYSYQYGVNQYQLNVLSTLPIFNQNQGAIAEAVARRQEAAASFIGLQAQVIGEIDQATVAYRKSTQTLASANALQADERHRAEAMEKSFAAGQADRPTLVSTQMEAAVTALANFDALLQQREALGSLEDALERPLYGPEILLALPQAPLPPQPRSAS; this comes from the coding sequence GTAGCTGCGTGCGCGATCAGCCGGTGCCGCTTTCGCCCGCGGTCAGCGCCGCGGCGCTCGAAAGCCGCAGCTTGAGCGATCCGCGCCTGCGCCAATTCGTGCTCGCGGCAACACGACCGGACGCGCCCGATGATGCGCCGATCCGTTGGGATCTGGCCAGCCTGACGGCGGCGGCACTCTATTATCACCCGGATATTGCTCTGGCAGAGGCCAAGCTGGCCGCCGCCCGGGCGGCGGTTATCACCGCCAAACAGACGCCCAATCCTGTCTTGAACCTCACGAATATCGTCGGCCAGAGCGTCGTTCCGGGTGGAATTCCGGCAGGGGCGGCCCCGCTCACCATCGGCCCGGCGATCGACCTCGTGATCGACACGTTCGGCCGCAAAGAGGCCCGCACGGCCGAAGCGGAACGGCTGGAACAGGCGGCGCGCTGGGATCTCGCCACGGCAGCCTGGCAGGTCCGCAGCCGCGTGCGGGCGGCGCTTCTCGCTCTCTGGGCGGCGGAAAGACGCATGGCGCTGACCCGGCAGCGTCTGGCGCTGCAAAACCAGCTTGTCGAACTCCTGGAACACCGTCAGGCCGCCGGCGAAGTTTCCTCGCTCGACGTCTCGCGCGAGCGTGTCAACCGCGCGCAGATCATTCTGGCGCAGCACGATCTCGACCTCGCCGTCGCCGAAGCGCACGTGCGGCTCGCGATCGCCATCGGCGTCCCGGATCATACCCTGGACGGCATCGGCCTCGTGACGGGCGTTTTCGATTATCCGCCAGGGCTTGGCGCGCGTGCTGATTCCGACCTCTGGCGGCGCGAGGCCCTGACGCGGCGCCCCGATATTCAGGCGAGCCTTGCCGCCTATGCCGCGAGCGAAGCAACGCTCAACTTGGCTGTCGCCGGCCAATATCCGGATTTGGCGCTCAGCCCCGGCTACAGCTACCAGTACGGCGTCAATCAATATCAGCTCAACGTCCTCTCGACGCTGCCGATCTTCAACCAGAACCAGGGTGCTATCGCGGAAGCCGTCGCCAGGCGGCAGGAAGCCGCGGCGAGCTTCATTGGCCTGCAGGCACAGGTGATCGGCGAGATCGACCAGGCGACAGTCGCCTACCGCAAATCGACCCAGACTCTGGCCAGCGCCAATGCCTTGCAGGCCGATGAGCGGCACCGCGCCGAGGCGATGGAAAAGTCCTTCGCCGCGGGGCAGGCGGACCGGCCGACCTTGGTCTCGACCCAGATGGAAGCGGCGGTCACCGCGCTCGCGAATTTCGATGCGTTGCTGCAACAGCGCGAGGCTTTGGGCTCGCTCGAAGATGCGCTGGAGCGTCCGCTTTACGGGCCGGAAATTTTGCTGGCGTTGCCACAGGCGCCGCTGCCGCCGCAACCGAGATCTGCCTCATGA